A genomic window from Cloacibacillus evryensis DSM 19522 includes:
- a CDS encoding bifunctional diguanylate cyclase/phosphodiesterase, protein MKNRINLHFFLTRTFVLLIVMLFLFACMSVMLLLRVRELYGRQDSVQTNSVVSLAADIVNERINTRIQMLSSVARTRANESTRDPRKVLDGLKDYIAFYQTSKDEMDYKRISIADADGTVINPDGKGYNVYVYDSFQRALRGFSSTSSVMLDPAAKDRIQGTEFIAICVPIYMGAEVIGTLNAVMGLRDAAAFLKNINIQYNGAFLFLVDGENSVISNSGLFSDPQMFLSSSTNVFNFMGGILSERESDELAARMSSAADGSDVCNYSSKDTGRFISYVTLPNTNNWKLIAISSNNSIRGEQRKLLMTVAAAFTALTLLLITIILSVYFYAWRSSRLQRISNAMLDSSGLHLLTLHPSGRAEGFDGGFAELLGLPAKTRDFNFGDITIAGQKIFPHAPFKGGESLRLCCAVSGGHCVYLLIQLVEADPKGIGQALALDITKDEKMQQRIRDLAYVNKLTGLPNSEVFSQKIRAVMAEHPPEDYQAVCCFVEINNANRILEIFGSPVYNKTIAEAASRLKTAVKDFKAELYSLKYDNFVVYHDYKDTEELAELREAIKAAFFAPFRVGNSTFDVSCNIGVITYKEYTANHSVTPDDIFRYGEIATRLAKENNGVCHLDEKRYRSILRSLDIETALSLSLKNCEMELYYQPIYDAMEDRITSVEALSRWRSASHGDIPPGVFIPMAEKSGFINALGDWVADESIAFAKRLKNAGCGVSVEFNVSPVQLAQADFIPKLLAKVRDSGLPPHSLGIEITESNCLENAVELREMLCPVKEAGIAIYIDDFGTGYSTISYLKDLSADYIKVDKSFVDDIENSAIQREIVRAIIAVARATGQKVIVEGVESEDELAVLLSIGCTKIQGYLIAKPMDGESLLRFLKNFSGGEARKDV, encoded by the coding sequence TTGAAGAATAGGATAAATCTACATTTTTTCCTGACACGCACCTTTGTCCTTCTTATAGTAATGCTCTTTTTGTTTGCCTGTATGAGCGTTATGCTGCTGCTGCGCGTCCGGGAGCTATACGGCAGACAGGACAGCGTCCAGACAAATTCTGTAGTTTCGCTTGCCGCGGACATCGTCAATGAAAGAATAAATACCCGCATCCAGATGCTCTCCTCTGTCGCGAGGACGCGCGCCAACGAATCGACAAGGGATCCGCGCAAGGTACTGGACGGGCTCAAGGATTATATCGCCTTTTACCAGACGTCAAAAGATGAGATGGATTACAAGCGCATCTCCATCGCCGACGCGGATGGCACGGTGATAAATCCCGATGGAAAAGGTTACAACGTCTATGTTTACGACTCCTTCCAGCGGGCACTGCGCGGTTTTTCCTCAACGTCATCCGTGATGCTCGACCCCGCCGCGAAAGACAGGATACAGGGAACCGAATTTATCGCGATCTGCGTCCCCATCTATATGGGGGCCGAAGTCATCGGCACGCTCAACGCCGTGATGGGGCTCAGGGACGCTGCCGCCTTCCTGAAAAATATAAACATCCAATATAACGGCGCCTTCCTCTTTCTTGTAGACGGGGAAAATTCCGTCATCTCAAATTCAGGCCTCTTCAGCGACCCGCAGATGTTCCTCAGCAGTTCGACTAACGTATTCAACTTCATGGGAGGCATCCTCTCCGAGCGGGAGAGCGACGAACTCGCCGCGCGGATGTCTTCCGCCGCCGACGGCTCCGACGTCTGCAATTACAGTTCAAAAGACACAGGGCGTTTTATCTCCTACGTAACGCTGCCCAATACCAACAACTGGAAGCTCATCGCCATCTCGTCAAACAACAGTATCAGAGGCGAACAGCGCAAGCTGCTGATGACGGTCGCCGCCGCATTCACGGCGCTGACGCTGCTGCTGATCACCATCATCCTCTCCGTCTATTTTTACGCCTGGCGCTCGTCCCGCCTCCAGCGCATCTCCAACGCGATGCTGGACTCATCGGGACTTCACCTGCTGACCCTCCATCCTTCAGGGCGGGCTGAAGGTTTCGACGGCGGCTTCGCGGAGCTGCTGGGGCTGCCGGCAAAGACACGAGACTTCAACTTCGGCGACATCACGATTGCCGGACAGAAAATATTCCCGCACGCGCCCTTCAAGGGAGGGGAATCGCTGCGCCTCTGCTGCGCCGTTTCAGGCGGGCACTGCGTATACCTACTGATTCAGCTTGTCGAAGCCGATCCCAAGGGAATAGGGCAGGCGCTGGCGCTCGACATCACCAAGGATGAAAAAATGCAGCAGCGCATACGCGACCTCGCTTACGTCAACAAGCTCACGGGACTGCCCAACAGTGAAGTCTTCTCACAGAAAATACGCGCGGTGATGGCGGAGCATCCGCCGGAAGATTACCAGGCCGTATGCTGCTTTGTCGAGATCAACAACGCGAACAGGATACTGGAAATATTCGGCAGCCCCGTTTACAACAAAACGATCGCTGAGGCCGCCAGCCGCCTGAAAACGGCGGTGAAGGACTTCAAGGCCGAGCTTTACAGCCTGAAATACGATAACTTCGTCGTCTATCATGATTACAAAGATACAGAAGAGCTTGCGGAGCTCCGCGAGGCGATCAAAGCGGCTTTCTTCGCTCCGTTCCGCGTCGGCAACAGTACTTTTGACGTCAGCTGCAACATCGGCGTCATCACCTATAAGGAATATACCGCCAACCACAGCGTCACGCCAGACGATATATTTCGCTATGGCGAGATAGCGACGCGCCTCGCGAAGGAAAACAACGGCGTCTGTCATCTCGATGAGAAGAGATACCGCTCCATACTGCGCAGCCTCGACATTGAAACGGCGCTCAGCCTCTCCCTGAAAAACTGTGAGATGGAGCTCTATTACCAGCCGATATACGACGCCATGGAGGATAGGATCACCTCGGTGGAGGCGCTCTCACGCTGGCGCAGCGCCAGCCACGGGGATATACCGCCGGGCGTATTCATCCCGATGGCGGAAAAAAGCGGCTTCATCAACGCACTCGGCGATTGGGTCGCTGACGAATCGATCGCCTTCGCAAAAAGGCTTAAGAATGCGGGATGCGGCGTTTCCGTGGAATTCAACGTCTCTCCCGTACAGCTCGCGCAGGCCGACTTCATCCCGAAACTGCTTGCAAAGGTCAGAGATTCCGGGCTGCCGCCTCATTCACTGGGTATCGAAATAACGGAATCGAACTGTCTGGAAAATGCCGTGGAACTGCGGGAGATGCTGTGCCCCGTCAAAGAGGCGGGAATAGCGATATATATCGACGACTTCGGCACGGGATACTCCACCATCTCTTACCTGAAAGACCTCAGCGCCGACTATATAAAGGTAGACAAGAGCTTCGTCGATGATATAGAGAATTCCGCCATACAGAGGGAGATCGTCAGGGCGATCATCGCGGTCGCGCGCGCCACCGGGCAGAAGGTCATCGTCGAAGGGGTCGAAAGCGAAGACGAGCTTGCCGTTTTGCTCAGCATCGGCTGCACAAAAATACAGGGTTACCTGATCGCGAAGCCAATGGACGGCGAATCGCTGCTGCGGTTCCTGAAAAACTTCAGCGGCGGCGAAGCGCGAAAAGACGTATAA
- a CDS encoding prolipoprotein diacylglyceryl transferase translates to MYPVIFKISFVEARSYYLLWASALLIFVFWTRRRAEKLWDMDDDDVTSVLLWVYCAGVLGSYAASVAERLPLYLSGGLSLKMTLRGLSSGGGMLAGGLVGIWRLKKCRIGIEDFAEAAAIPAAAMLGVGRIGCFMEGCCAGVGKHYAPAPWWAVHLHFDPAGLYRYPSQLMESLAALTMLILLLLVERFVRRVRGGGSAAVVFPLFMALYGLYRLIFDHFRELPGSRWIWLLASFAGLLWLAFSVIRLFALRRR, encoded by the coding sequence ATGTATCCCGTAATATTTAAAATTTCATTTGTGGAGGCCCGCAGCTATTATTTGCTGTGGGCTTCCGCTTTGCTCATCTTCGTATTCTGGACGCGGCGCCGCGCCGAAAAGCTCTGGGACATGGACGACGACGATGTCACTTCCGTGCTGCTATGGGTCTATTGCGCCGGCGTCCTCGGTTCATACGCGGCCAGCGTCGCTGAGAGGCTGCCGCTCTACCTCAGCGGCGGCCTCTCTCTTAAAATGACGCTGCGCGGGCTCTCCTCGGGGGGAGGTATGCTCGCCGGAGGACTTGTTGGGATCTGGCGGCTGAAAAAATGCCGGATCGGCATCGAAGATTTCGCGGAGGCCGCCGCCATTCCCGCCGCCGCGATGCTCGGCGTCGGCCGTATCGGCTGTTTTATGGAAGGCTGCTGCGCCGGCGTTGGAAAGCATTACGCCCCGGCGCCATGGTGGGCCGTGCATCTGCATTTTGATCCGGCGGGCCTTTACCGGTATCCCTCGCAGTTGATGGAATCTCTCGCCGCCCTGACGATGTTGATCCTGCTGCTGCTGGTCGAGAGGTTTGTGAGAAGAGTCAGGGGCGGCGGCAGCGCCGCGGTGGTATTCCCTCTTTTCATGGCGCTGTACGGTCTCTACCGGCTCATTTTTGACCATTTCAGGGAGCTTCCCGGCTCCAGGTGGATATGGCTGCTCGCCTCTTTCGCCGGCCTTCTCTGGCTGGCTTTCTCCGTTATACGTCTTTTCGCGCTTCGCCGCCGCTGA
- the jag gene encoding RNA-binding cell elongation regulator Jag/EloR has protein sequence MKETDLIPMPEIESAVVDCSSIDEAKAKGAQMWDIRTEDVDATVLSEDKKLFGLLGSTYKIEIRPFAPVSYIKSCHFVNEILDKMELDLIPELTDDGMINLVGEDAGVVIGRYGETLKALEYITNLVCHDDMSTRRVRFDCGGYRARREQTLRRLAESIAREAKHKGSPVSLEPMSSWERRLIHIALRDNKDVETRSIGEEPLRRVLVCPVGAAARGRGGDRGRRHSNRGKFN, from the coding sequence ATGAAAGAGACAGATCTGATACCGATGCCTGAAATAGAGAGCGCAGTGGTGGACTGCTCATCGATCGATGAAGCGAAAGCCAAGGGCGCTCAGATGTGGGATATCCGGACTGAGGATGTGGACGCGACGGTCCTCTCCGAGGATAAAAAACTTTTCGGACTGCTGGGCTCGACCTATAAGATAGAGATACGCCCGTTCGCGCCCGTCTCTTATATCAAGTCCTGCCATTTCGTCAACGAGATACTCGACAAGATGGAACTTGACCTGATACCGGAGCTTACCGACGACGGCATGATCAACCTGGTCGGCGAGGACGCCGGAGTGGTGATCGGCCGCTACGGCGAGACGCTGAAGGCCCTTGAGTACATCACGAACCTTGTCTGCCACGATGATATGTCGACGAGACGCGTCCGGTTCGACTGCGGGGGCTACCGCGCCCGCAGGGAGCAGACGCTGCGCCGCCTTGCCGAGTCGATCGCGCGCGAGGCGAAGCACAAGGGATCGCCGGTGAGCCTTGAGCCGATGTCGAGCTGGGAACGCCGCCTCATCCATATCGCTCTGCGCGACAATAAGGATGTGGAGACCCGTTCGATCGGCGAAGAGCCGCTGCGCAGGGTCCTCGTCTGCCCCGTGGGAGCGGCCGCGCGAGGCCGCGGCGGCGACCGTGGACGGAGACACTCCAATCGCGGAAAGTTCAACTAA
- a CDS encoding YidC/Oxa1 family membrane protein insertase — translation MGAIWNGASELLLSILEFFYGITHSYGLAIILLTIAVRIALYPLNQKQMLSMQHMQKIQPMLKVIQEKYANDREKMNQETMRLYKEYKVNPAAGCLPLVVQLPILILLFNVLRTYDFADTAFFGVLLGSSTTAGLAKAFGIAAAANGEYSIMAVLSAVVTNPAGLAHVNFYLGNLILLISISVLTWAQQKLSGGNNPQMAMMNTIMPFFMAFICLSMPGGVMLYWGLSSLIGVAQQYFVMKKTTQELAVKPTLHKNKPVNPADDDDEDDED, via the coding sequence TTGGGCGCGATATGGAATGGAGCGAGCGAGCTCCTTCTCTCGATACTCGAGTTCTTTTATGGGATCACGCATTCTTACGGACTGGCGATCATACTGCTCACAATAGCGGTGAGGATCGCTCTTTACCCGCTCAATCAGAAGCAGATGCTCTCTATGCAGCATATGCAGAAGATTCAGCCGATGCTGAAGGTGATCCAGGAAAAATACGCTAACGACAGGGAAAAAATGAATCAGGAGACTATGCGTCTCTACAAGGAATACAAAGTAAACCCGGCGGCGGGATGCCTGCCCCTCGTAGTGCAGCTTCCCATACTCATCCTGCTCTTCAACGTACTGCGCACCTATGATTTCGCGGATACGGCCTTTTTCGGCGTCCTTCTCGGCTCTTCGACGACCGCGGGGCTTGCCAAGGCTTTCGGCATCGCGGCGGCCGCCAACGGCGAATACAGCATAATGGCCGTCCTTTCCGCCGTCGTTACGAATCCCGCCGGACTTGCGCACGTCAACTTTTATCTTGGAAACCTGATCCTGCTCATCAGCATCTCCGTGCTCACCTGGGCGCAGCAGAAGCTCTCGGGCGGCAACAATCCCCAGATGGCGATGATGAATACCATCATGCCGTTTTTTATGGCGTTCATCTGCCTCTCGATGCCAGGCGGCGTAATGCTCTACTGGGGCCTCTCCTCGCTGATAGGCGTAGCGCAGCAGTATTTCGTGATGAAGAAGACGACCCAAGAGCTTGCGGTAAAGCCGACTCTCCACAAGAACAAGCCGGTTAATCCCGCGGACGACGATGACGAAGACGATGAGGATTAA
- the yidD gene encoding membrane protein insertion efficiency factor YidD encodes MRLVSFCMIFCIRAYQAIISPILGGGKCRFYPTCSEYAAEALRRYGPVTGLWLASARLVKCGPWHKGGFDPVPETAEIAVRKWIGRLCSKTEQTSKG; translated from the coding sequence GTGCGCTTGGTCTCTTTTTGTATGATATTCTGCATCAGAGCCTATCAGGCGATCATCTCTCCGATCCTTGGCGGGGGAAAATGCAGGTTTTATCCTACTTGTTCCGAGTACGCGGCGGAGGCGCTGCGGCGTTATGGCCCGGTCACTGGATTGTGGCTGGCGTCGGCCCGGTTGGTAAAATGCGGCCCGTGGCATAAGGGGGGCTTCGACCCTGTGCCGGAGACCGCTGAGATTGCGGTGCGGAAATGGATAGGAAGGCTCTGCTCAAAGACGGAGCAAACTTCGAAAGGTTAG
- a CDS encoding ribonuclease P protein component produces the protein MDFGFSSAKRLKSGWQFDLVFRTGRRETGALVRLLFLTKAKGPALAGVTVGKKIAGAARRTRGRRVMREAVRRLLPWVREGTWIVASLRENALGAKADEIYADMALSLKRRGLLVQEWPGADWNIDSGRN, from the coding sequence GTGGATTTTGGTTTTTCATCTGCAAAAAGGCTAAAGAGCGGGTGGCAATTTGATCTTGTATTCCGCACCGGACGTCGTGAAACTGGCGCACTGGTGCGGTTGTTGTTTCTAACTAAGGCAAAGGGGCCCGCGCTTGCCGGTGTGACGGTCGGCAAGAAGATCGCCGGCGCGGCGCGGCGCACGCGCGGACGCCGCGTTATGCGCGAGGCCGTCAGGAGGCTTCTGCCGTGGGTCAGAGAGGGTACGTGGATAGTGGCCTCCCTGCGTGAAAACGCCCTCGGGGCGAAGGCCGATGAAATTTATGCGGACATGGCTCTTTCCCTGAAACGCCGGGGCTTGCTGGTACAGGAGTGGCCCGGCGCGGATTGGAATATCGATTCCGGGAGAAATTGA
- the rpmH gene encoding 50S ribosomal protein L34, whose protein sequence is MKRTFQPHNIRRKRSMGFLERSASPSGRRILRNRRRKGRARLAV, encoded by the coding sequence GTGAAACGAACTTTTCAGCCGCACAATATAAGACGCAAGCGCTCAATGGGCTTTCTTGAACGCTCCGCATCCCCCAGCGGACGCCGCATTCTTAGAAATCGGCGCCGTAAAGGTAGAGCACGTCTCGCCGTCTAA
- the rpsT gene encoding 30S ribosomal protein S20, producing the protein MPNKKSAKKRVLVTERNRIYNRFWKTRCKNAVKKLLEAVASKDLDLATKRLNEAQGVLDKAVVKGVVHRNTAARRKSSMSAKVKALSA; encoded by the coding sequence TTGCCAAATAAGAAATCAGCAAAAAAACGAGTCCTGGTCACTGAGAGAAACCGCATCTACAACCGTTTCTGGAAAACCCGCTGCAAGAACGCGGTTAAGAAACTCCTCGAGGCGGTAGCGAGCAAGGATCTTGATCTTGCGACAAAGAGGCTGAACGAGGCTCAGGGCGTACTGGATAAGGCGGTAGTTAAGGGCGTCGTCCACCGTAATACAGCGGCCCGCCGCAAGTCGAGCATGTCTGCAAAAGTCAAGGCTCTCTCAGCCTAA
- a CDS encoding DNA polymerase III subunit delta: protein MPALLLIAASGTAQRRLLEETAAELEKKGYAAAGRQEGGEWHSLLSDNMTGGLFDENRFIVVEGAPLMGPFPEKLSFMIDPASSVVLVLVYESEVKSQPSKFIPKDILAKCRLLRAAEFPRWPRERQMWVAGLAKELGVNLAPQGASMIVELLEDPEEIRAQLKSLGLLKKKTPVGADDVEQLCLDDGSRNLLRLLDGLCTGDCAGVLKSLRAIARTGDLIPTLTPIHNRMRLAWYSGLGKDGPAFAQALGAKDYAWRMAKQADQRYGHAAVTDFIASLIRMNIEERSGLGSGWQGLETAVITLLSSSPAARSR from the coding sequence ATGCCGGCCCTCCTCCTGATCGCCGCCTCGGGGACAGCTCAAAGGCGCCTTCTCGAGGAGACCGCGGCTGAACTTGAAAAAAAAGGATATGCGGCCGCCGGGAGGCAGGAGGGCGGGGAGTGGCACTCCCTTCTCTCCGATAATATGACCGGCGGCCTTTTTGACGAAAACCGTTTTATCGTCGTCGAGGGGGCTCCGCTTATGGGCCCCTTCCCCGAAAAACTCTCCTTTATGATCGACCCCGCCTCGTCCGTTGTGCTCGTACTCGTTTATGAAAGCGAGGTAAAGTCGCAGCCGTCGAAGTTTATCCCCAAAGATATCCTCGCGAAATGCAGGCTGCTCCGGGCGGCGGAGTTTCCCCGCTGGCCGCGCGAACGCCAGATGTGGGTGGCCGGCCTAGCGAAGGAGCTCGGCGTGAACCTGGCGCCGCAGGGAGCTTCGATGATCGTCGAACTGCTTGAGGACCCGGAGGAGATCCGTGCTCAGCTGAAGAGCCTCGGCCTTCTGAAAAAGAAAACCCCCGTCGGCGCGGATGATGTGGAGCAGCTCTGTCTCGACGACGGGAGCCGGAACCTTTTGCGCCTGCTTGACGGCCTCTGTACCGGCGACTGTGCCGGAGTGCTGAAGAGCCTGCGGGCGATAGCGCGTACGGGGGATCTGATACCGACGCTGACGCCGATACACAATCGTATGAGACTGGCCTGGTACTCGGGGCTTGGCAAGGACGGACCGGCTTTCGCCCAGGCGCTCGGCGCGAAGGATTACGCCTGGCGCATGGCGAAGCAGGCCGATCAGAGGTACGGCCACGCGGCGGTCACCGACTTTATCGCCTCTCTGATAAGGATGAACATCGAGGAGAGAAGCGGGCTGGGCTCCGGCTGGCAGGGGTTGGAGACGGCGGTGATAACTCTGTTGAGCTCATCTCCCGCTGCGCGGAGCCGGTAG
- the leuS gene encoding leucine--tRNA ligase, giving the protein MPYDFSAIEPKWQKAWADSKIFEVEADPSKEKFYCLEMFPYPSGALHMGHLRNYSIGDLLARFLRMQGLNVLYPMGFDAFGMPAENAAIKNKTAPSDWTWSNIEHMTQQLKRSGYSYDWRRRVETCNVDYYRWNQWLFLQFYKKGLVYRKHAPVNWCEKCQTVLANEQVVDDGVCWRCGTPVTKRDLDQWFIRITDYAQELVDCLDDLKGWPERVVTMQRNWIGRSEGVHFEMDIADTDLKLEAFTTRIDTIFGVTFVAMAAEHPYVEEFAKMAGGEKADEMRAFAKRMASRSTIERTAVGTDKEGLDTGFFAINPVTGEKAPIWIADYILTDYGTGAIMGVPAHDQRDFDFARKYNIPVITVVRPVDEPAPDGATMPAAVAADGVSCNSGFLDGLPTEEAIERAAEWFVEHNKGKKEVQFRLRDWLISRQRYWGTPIPMVYCDHCGVVPVPEEQLPVKLPLDIEMPANGGNPLALRPDWYNTTCPVCGGPARRETDTIDTFFCSSWYFDRYTSPWCKDKPFDKDDAAYWMTVDQYIGGIEHACLHLIYARFFTKVLSDLGLLPADMREPFKRLLTQGMVIKDGAKMSKSIGNVVDPDEIIKKYGADTARLFILFAAPPEKDLDWSERGVEGANRFLGRVWRLVEQNLEELKKASAERVAMDSLTLQAERDMKRVIHSALDRVTKDIRDERQFNTAVARLMELTNALISFAPEDAKGWSIKREGVETLLCCLSPFAPHITEELWHQMGNEDFLSVRRWFEVDGSALVADSAAVVLQINGKVREQFTVPAGLSKEELLTEVMSREATKKRLEGKEIVKTISVPGKLVNIVVKG; this is encoded by the coding sequence ATGCCGTATGATTTTTCCGCCATTGAGCCAAAATGGCAGAAAGCGTGGGCCGACTCGAAGATATTTGAGGTAGAGGCCGACCCCAGCAAAGAGAAGTTTTACTGCCTTGAAATGTTCCCCTACCCGAGCGGCGCGCTCCACATGGGCCACCTGCGCAATTATTCGATAGGCGACCTGCTTGCCAGATTCCTGCGTATGCAAGGGCTCAACGTCCTTTACCCGATGGGCTTCGACGCCTTCGGCATGCCGGCGGAAAACGCGGCGATCAAGAATAAGACCGCTCCCTCTGACTGGACATGGAGCAACATCGAGCATATGACGCAGCAGCTTAAACGCTCCGGCTACAGCTACGACTGGCGCCGCCGCGTCGAGACCTGCAATGTGGACTATTATAGATGGAACCAGTGGCTGTTCCTTCAGTTCTATAAGAAGGGCCTTGTCTACCGCAAGCACGCGCCCGTCAACTGGTGTGAGAAGTGTCAGACGGTCCTCGCCAACGAGCAGGTCGTTGACGACGGCGTCTGCTGGCGCTGCGGCACGCCCGTCACGAAGCGCGACCTTGACCAGTGGTTCATCCGTATCACGGACTACGCGCAGGAGCTGGTCGACTGCCTTGACGACCTGAAGGGCTGGCCGGAGCGCGTCGTCACGATGCAGCGCAACTGGATCGGCCGCTCGGAGGGCGTACACTTTGAGATGGATATCGCCGATACGGACCTCAAGCTTGAAGCTTTCACGACGCGTATCGATACTATCTTCGGCGTCACCTTCGTGGCGATGGCCGCGGAGCACCCCTACGTCGAGGAATTTGCGAAGATGGCCGGCGGAGAGAAGGCCGATGAGATGCGCGCCTTCGCCAAGCGGATGGCCTCGCGCAGCACGATCGAACGCACCGCCGTCGGTACGGACAAGGAGGGGCTCGATACGGGGTTCTTCGCGATAAATCCCGTCACAGGCGAGAAGGCGCCGATCTGGATAGCCGACTATATCCTTACCGATTACGGCACGGGGGCGATCATGGGCGTTCCCGCGCACGACCAGCGCGACTTTGATTTTGCGCGCAAATATAATATCCCCGTCATTACAGTCGTCCGCCCTGTTGACGAACCTGCTCCCGACGGCGCGACGATGCCCGCGGCGGTAGCGGCGGACGGCGTTTCATGCAACTCCGGCTTCCTTGACGGCCTCCCGACGGAAGAGGCGATCGAGAGGGCCGCCGAGTGGTTCGTGGAGCACAATAAGGGCAAAAAAGAGGTGCAGTTCCGCCTCCGCGACTGGCTGATCTCGCGTCAGCGCTATTGGGGCACGCCGATACCGATGGTCTACTGTGATCACTGCGGCGTCGTTCCCGTCCCCGAGGAACAGCTCCCCGTCAAGCTGCCGCTTGACATCGAGATGCCGGCGAACGGCGGCAACCCGCTCGCGCTGCGTCCCGACTGGTATAATACGACCTGCCCGGTCTGCGGCGGCCCCGCGCGCCGCGAGACGGACACGATAGACACCTTCTTCTGTTCCTCATGGTATTTTGACCGCTATACGTCCCCGTGGTGCAAAGATAAGCCCTTTGACAAGGACGACGCTGCCTACTGGATGACTGTGGATCAGTACATCGGCGGCATCGAACACGCCTGCCTGCACCTGATCTACGCGCGTTTCTTCACGAAGGTGCTCTCCGACCTCGGCCTGCTTCCCGCCGATATGCGCGAACCGTTCAAGAGGCTCCTGACGCAGGGCATGGTCATCAAGGACGGCGCCAAGATGTCAAAGTCGATCGGCAACGTCGTCGACCCAGACGAGATAATAAAAAAGTATGGCGCGGATACCGCGCGCCTCTTCATTCTTTTCGCGGCCCCGCCGGAGAAAGACCTCGACTGGTCCGAGCGCGGAGTCGAAGGGGCGAACCGTTTCCTCGGACGCGTCTGGCGCCTTGTCGAGCAGAACCTCGAAGAACTTAAAAAGGCCTCCGCGGAGCGCGTGGCGATGGATTCTCTCACGCTGCAGGCGGAGCGCGATATGAAGCGCGTCATCCACAGCGCTCTGGACCGCGTGACGAAGGACATCCGCGACGAGCGTCAGTTCAACACCGCCGTCGCCCGCCTGATGGAGCTGACGAACGCGCTGATCTCCTTCGCGCCGGAGGATGCCAAGGGCTGGAGCATCAAGCGCGAGGGCGTGGAGACGCTGCTGTGCTGTCTCTCTCCCTTTGCGCCTCATATTACGGAAGAGCTCTGGCACCAGATGGGCAATGAAGACTTCCTCTCCGTCCGCAGGTGGTTCGAGGTAGACGGGTCAGCGCTTGTCGCGGACAGCGCCGCCGTCGTTCTGCAGATAAACGGCAAGGTGCGCGAACAGTTCACCGTGCCGGCCGGCCTCTCAAAGGAGGAGCTGCTCACCGAGGTGATGTCCCGCGAGGCGACCAAGAAGCGTCTCGAGGGCAAGGAGATCGTCAAGACGATATCCGTCCCCGGAAAACTCGTAAATATAGTGGTGAAGGGCTGA